TGTGGCGCTCCCCCTTCAGTCCCACGTTGTCATACACGTGCCTGTCAGCcgggcagggagggagaaatgtggtggtggtgatgggtgggtgggtgaggggGGGAGAAACCACAAAGCAAATCTGCTGTTGATGCTTCATGACATTTTTTATCCAATCCAGAGGTCAAAACAGAAACTGGAGCACTTAGACAAGTAATCTCCAGGATGGCTTAGACTTTGGCCTGATTGATGTTTGCTATCCTGCACTCACAAAATCATCTATCAAAAATATCATATCTGATGTGGCTTCGGTCAGATAGTTCAGTTGTGCTTTGCGTGACAATAAAAAGCAGTCAAATTCATTTTGGTGAGCAGCAGAGTTTAATATCATCTTCATGAATATTTCCGTCACAATTTCCTCTTCAAGCTGCTTTTTGGAGGTCTCAGggaggaggggtgtgtgtgtgtgtgtgtgtgtgggggggggacATGCACACATGTCCTGCTGTGTTGGAGCTTGGCTAACATTCTCAGAGGACACAGTGCAGACCATCACGCAAGTGATTGTTTAATGGAAACGAACGTGCTGCTTTGTGGTTGTTTactttttgtctgctttcattctctgaaaaagaaaaaactttcaACTTTTTACCACTGAAGAGTTGATTATCTACTGCTCAACcatgtttgaagaaaaaaaagtgaaaaatgtacaTCAGTGTGAGTTTTCTGATGTGACACACAATTCAAAAACTTTCACATTAAGTTAACACACTTCAGTGACGCAGAGTGACACACTGCTTGGTGTCCTTTCTCTGTGCCTTGTCCTTTGCAGGAAAAGTGACGCACTGACTCTGAGATTAAATTGTGATGAGTCAGCTCCAGTTTGAGGATATTTTCAGCCATGCCGGATGATTTAAGAGTCCGTTTTGCACATGTAACTAGAAAGATTCCAACCTCTCGCAAAGCAGCATTTCTTACTATTTCTTATTATGTATTTCTTTGTAATGCCTCCATGACGCTTGACTAGCAACATGAACTTTAGTAAACACTCACCCATCACACGAATCCCTGAAGGATGGCCGTCTCTCCAATGAGCAGCTGCGTGTGAGCTGCGAGGTGCTGCTCTCttcgctctgattggctggctggtCCTGCAGAGAAGTGGCCCGTAACAAAGGTAAACTGGGCGGCGTGAGGAGCAAGCCGTGACTTCTCTCACTTTGCCCTTTATCACACGACTGCCCGTCGCCCTCTACGGCCTCCACCTGCACCTCCTTTATATCCACTTCATCAACCCCACCCGccttcagtttgtctgtttcctcctcctcctcctcctcctcctcctgctcctcctcctcctcttcttccctctcgTCCAGCAcccaggcctctccagactgaTCCTCACCGGGCTTACACTCTGCATCCTTGATGGCTTTCTGGTACAACTCAGAGAAACTTCTgcaaagcacaaaacaacacacaaagcaTCTCTTTTCCATATCCAGCGTCTCATTGCACTGTTGAGTCATAAATTAATGTagaagggaaaaacaaagatgaacagGAAAAAAGGGCTATATTTGTATAAGCTTCTGTTAGATTCCTTTGAAATCACTGAgcctccacttcctgtgaaGAATTGTGACATCTTTGTGACAatttctgctttgttgtcataGAACAAGCATTTCAGAACCGAAATATAAATAAACTAGGGGGGTTCTCTGAGGATGCTTCTGCTGCCAGCTTTGAAACGTTGCTCTGaagttcagagctgcagccacgTCCAGTttaatatttgcttttatttattctaacaATTCTGTCCACAGCTGTTTTTGCCCTCTGACTTCATTGGAGTGGAACACTGGAAACAGTGGCCGCCTGTGCCAGAGTGATTAGAGATCATTAGAGGGATTGATTGGTTGTTAGCCAGCCGGTGTGACACTGACTGCAGGCCgtcatcagcagcagaatgagCTGTGACCCTAGAGTAGCAcctctcttgtttttctgtcatgtcCCACTAAGCCCCTCCTTCTTATTTGCTGTCAacctctctctcaccccctcATTGGGACTACTCTTCACTTTCTGGAGCACGCTTTATACCCATGAGCCCTTTCTCCAGTCTCACCCTGTGTCTGTTGACCCAAACGTGCCCTCGTTAgcgctctctctccccctctctccccctctctcctcctcctcctgtctgcagcctcactCACCTGCGAGGCTTGCCATTCTCGTCCGGCGGGATGACAGTGATGTGGATCTTGTGCGCAGTGCGGAGCAGCCTGGTCCTCTCCTCAGGGCTCAGGTGAACCAGCGAGTGACCACACAGCCGCACCACACGAGCCCACAGCTGCAGGCCTCCGCTCTCGGCGTAACAGAACCGCTGCAGCTCCGTCACAAAGCCCTCCTCGTTCATCAGGAAGCCGGGCTGACCAACTCCGTCACGCAGGGGAGTGACCTCGAAAGCCTCACAGCCTCGGGTAACCAGctgcaggagggaggaagaggaagatgaatgaATCAGTAAAACATAAAGCACCCACTGCATAATTTCAAATCCGGACACGATCACCCACCTCTAGCCTCTGCACCACCTCTCGTATATCCTCTGCCTGGCTCTCCATTACACTGATTGACACCGACTCCCCACGCTCATAGAAGATATCCAAGCAGGGCCCCCCCTCCTTAGTCTCTGTTACTGCCTTCCAGCCGATTACGTCCCTGCAAGAGCAGTTAAACACCACCCTGCGTGTGCACCTCTCAATGAGCACCACCGACTCAGCCGACACCCCGAGCAGACAGGGGAGCCTGAGCTCTcccgcctccccctcctctgcacTGTTGACCATCACAGCCCACACCAGCGCCCCGGCGCTGTGCAGCTCGGCCCCTTTGGCACCCTTCAGCTTATCTTTGCGCTTGCCTCCCAGAGAAAGCAGGGGGAACTTAGTGGAGGAGTCGATGGGCGTGGTGGTCACATAGTTTTCGGCCAGGTCCTTCAGGTATTCCTGCCGTGTGCGGGTGGCCATGGAGCGGAACTTCTCTGACTTCTCCGCAGCGTTCTCTGCATTCACTGCCTTCGCCAGGAGGAAGTCTCTGAAGGCAGGCGAGCGAGGGAATCGGGCGCCCTTAGGGAAGAGTGGGCCAAATAATGGTATGTCTTTAGAGCGTGTCACAGCCAccctgagaggaagagaggaaaagaggaatgacagagtgagagagggtaCCCCAGAGACATGCGGTCTATGTCTTGTTTTCAGTGCCTGAGTGCTGTGTAGTACTCTCCAGAATTATAAGCATTTACACTGAATCTGCTGCAGCGATGTACAGATTTGTTATTTCTCCTGAGCCGCCCCACAACTACTGTGTTAGAGTGCATATAGTAATACCCTGATTACACTTCCTATGACACATGGGACACAATGCCTCATGAATTTATTGTCTCAAGAGATTTCAGCCTGTAAGAGGAGGGTAAGGTCTTTTGTGGGGGTAAaaagatgtatttattttgaagagtGTAACAGAAAGGCAGACCTGTAATAGGTTTTGTCAGTGCAGGGCTCATGAACCTGAACGATGATGAAGACATGTTGGAAATGGGAGCGTATGGACTTTGGAGTGAAGGGCAGGGCGCCTGGCTCCTGGAACACGATTGTCACAATGTCGTTTCCGATGTGCCGCTTCCTCAGCaactgatggacagacagagatatgTATCAAACAAGCATGCCAGAGTTATTCCGGTAAACTAAGAGGAGAATGAGCCATATTTCACTGCAACAGTTTGATATGCTTTATATGTCAAGAATCTACAATGAAGGATTTAAGAAACAGATAATGAACTACTCTTACGAAGTAAAATAGGTTActttgtagtagtagtagtagtagtagtagtatttacTTATCAACTTATTTAAAGGTtctatttaatgttttctttgagtattgttttgatgtcattttattttgggaTGCAATGGTAACTACATAACTGACTGTATGCAGTATAAGAGCAAACATTTGCTGAATCTATGTATTTTCTTTGAATACAGACCTCGGGGGGAGTAGCTGCTGCCAAGGCAACAACTAATGGAGatccaaataaacaacaaaaacaaataaaatcaaagctGCTAATTGAATTAAAGGCTAACTTGAGAAAAGAGTAGTGCCGAAGTCAAGTGCGCAAAGCTGTGTGAAAtaagtatttttcaaaataaccCTGCATGGCGAGACCATGCTGCTGCTCTCAATACTACAACTCGATGCTCAGAAAATACTGCACCTGGGAGACCACAGAGTGTTGCAACTTCCAGTTCATTGATTATGCATTACGAAACATCTTTATGAAATGCCACTTCTTTCAAAGCACAAAAGCCTAGAACTGGaactatattaaaaaaaacaaacactcaagATAGaataaacacattatttaaCTAAAACTACCAAATCCTAAGCCGTTGCTGCTTCAGTTGTGTACAGTTTAAAGAGAGTATGTCAGGGCTTTGTCACtaccatgttttgttttatttaaaccTTTAATCTATATTAGTATGTCATGTCCAGTATCTTtgtaaacaacagcaaacaggcTTAAAGCACAGGCTGCACATAAAGCTCTGACAGTCAGCTGAACAGGAAGGCTGGCTGAGAGGCGATGGTGAATACCTTCATGGTGGGAGTGAACACTGGGGGGCAGGATTTTTATGTCATGCTTGTTGCGGAGTACAGAGGCATTTTCTAAAGCATTTACCAAAGCATGACGGTTTGAACAGAGATGGGTAATCAAGGTTGTACCGAGACTGATGCAATTTCTTTAGGAATAGAGGTGAAACATTTGAGAAAATTCTCAGTCTGTGAACTCCAAGACATGAACCTGGTATTGGGAAAAAATGTTTCTGCGACGCAAAAGCCAGGAAAAGGAAATCATATGCCATATCTGTGTTGGAATATACATGGGTTTATTTTACCTGTTGCGTGTTGTTGGCTGTGTAGGGCAGCATAGTGGACACATGAAACATAATCTCATAGTCTTGGTAGCGCGTGTAGAGGGAATGTGTCCCCGTGGAGTCcgctacacaaacacaagacacagagaaacacacacacacagatcacacaaAGAGATTCAGCAAAATCAGTCAACGTCTCTGAATGAAAGACTAAACTCAAACTGTCACAGTCAGGGTGAGATCTGTCCCACTTGCTGTTCTCTCATGCTCACTGAAGGGAAAACAGCTCTGAGATAATCAGCAGTGACTATGCTATTTTGCAGGCATTACTCAGATTACATGAGGCTAGATAGCAGTTATCTTAGGCTTTCAGTGGTGCACTGATGCCCTTCGGATAATGGTCCTGCGACAAGGTGAGATCCAGCCAATGGATCTGGGTGCGGTGCGTGTTTTCAGCTCACTCTTGTTGTCCAGCTGAGCTCGGTATTTCTCCCAGCCCTTCAGGCGCACCCGCTCCCCGAGCAGATCCAGAAACTCCTCAAACGCCGGCCCCGAGCTCTCGTTGTTGTACATgtcttcctctgagctctgtcCAGCTCGGCAATACATCACCCCAACTTTTCGCTGGAAATTCAGCTACATTAGAAGACAGGGAAGCACAGAGGGTATAATTATCCTCACCACATTGTTCAATATGCATATTTTAGTTTCACTCGAACATCCAGGACTTTTACAATTTGCAATTCATTTTGCCCTGtaaataattacacaaacaaTTTGGGGATAAGGAAATAtatctaaaaaacaaacaacagggggaatgggaaaaaaaatgggaaTTACTCCAATTAAACTACACAGTAGGAAACTATACAGACAAGTAACACAGACTATGAAAGTGAAGCTAAAATGACAGCTTACTGCACCTACCAGTCAGCATGGTGGCAGAAGTAGTTGAGAGAAGAATATATATAGAACAGATATAATAACTGCACTTTCCACATCTTAACACAGCTGATTGATCACTGTGGACTGTAACTGTAGACTTCAGTATGTCAGTTTTCAGACACTCTGATGTTCAAAGAGAGCTTCTTGCTGCTATTTGTAACTATCCGATGACCTGAAACGCTCTCTGCCTGACACATGCAGCAGTATTTAGCGTCGGCAGATGTAGCCTTACTTACCCCCTGTTCATCCAGCTTCAGTAGGGTGTCCCGGACCTTGGGGGAGTTTGAGGCCAAGCGAAGGCAGTGCAGGTTCAGCTCAGGCATGATGAACTCGAGCAACCTCTTGGGAGACAAGCCTCGAGGGGTCGTGTGACGAGCAGCAGAAGGCACCGACTCCTCTAAGATGGAACCTCGCAGTGTCTTCATCTGAGGAGACAATTCGCATTCGTCACATC
This region of Chaetodon trifascialis isolate fChaTrf1 chromosome 16, fChaTrf1.hap1, whole genome shotgun sequence genomic DNA includes:
- the sipa1 gene encoding signal-induced proliferation-associated protein 1 isoform X3, coding for MQSDDLFIRKFRRQNMRPPIATVNFDPKRDAGVVEWPPRREADGADGDSLTPSRAGLTLRSVGRGHIMQRSNSDVTLGDLDSSGKTGGKAARAVGEKVGAGSQGDSGVLLHREYGSLSSLERQTQAQEPSTDDQGALSPNALRFKDPFLLLGLQGNPPEPDGFFRGLSLSTGDSPKPAKPPKPEGLSKKTKPVPPQIPQPGPYDIGGGAWVRNFAHYDVQSILFDLTEAATNRDSIGRKKNITSGASAASQLRPLSQATLSSPAQGGGSNGGNIDDPEQSLLLDEGDGNDNELLLSCPHFRNETGGEEQVGLGRSQGRRGLWSSLRTPNDAVSVLEEPRESHVQQQGKSNYFIEHADLGAHYYRKYFYMKEHQNFFGMDDRLGPVAISFRREEKEGSSGAQYNCRIIFRTTEMKTLRGSILEESVPSAARHTTPRGLSPKRLLEFIMPELNLHCLRLASNSPKVRDTLLKLDEQGLNFQRKVGVMYCRAGQSSEEDMYNNESSGPAFEEFLDLLGERVRLKGWEKYRAQLDNKTDSTGTHSLYTRYQDYEIMFHVSTMLPYTANNTQQLLRKRHIGNDIVTIVFQEPGALPFTPKSIRSHFQHVFIIVQVHEPCTDKTYYRVAVTRSKDIPLFGPLFPKGARFPRSPAFRDFLLAKAVNAENAAEKSEKFRSMATRTRQEYLKDLAENYVTTTPIDSSTKFPLLSLGGKRKDKLKGAKGAELHSAGALVWAVMVNSAEEGEAGELRLPCLLGVSAESVVLIERCTRRVVFNCSCRDVIGWKAVTETKEGGPCLDIFYERGESVSISVMESQAEDIREVVQRLELVTRGCEAFEVTPLRDGVGQPGFLMNEEGFVTELQRFCYAESGGLQLWARVVRLCGHSLVHLSPEERTRLLRTAHKIHITVIPPDENGKPRRSFSELYQKAIKDAECKPGEDQSGEAWVLDEREEEEEEEQEEEEEEEEETDKLKAGGVDEVDIKEVQVEAVEGDGQSCDKGQSERSHGLLLTPPSLPLLRATSLQDQPANQSEESSTSQLTRSCSLERRPSFRDSCDGHVYDNVGLKGERHIYENVGELRDATPDLILAVKPKAPPEDKQLQFMAAEFGDDKASASDSSSRLSCVDRAERNSRALSLHNSITKILSETTDSTEEEWQSIADLATACRSILEALSREDRKAGDPSQAGDQTDGKLKDSKDRPPRREGITAGSHAEEAAG
- the sipa1 gene encoding signal-induced proliferation-associated protein 1 isoform X1, whose protein sequence is MQSDDLFIRKFRRQNMRPPIATVNFDPKRDAGVVEWPPRREADGADGDSLTPSRAGLTLRSVGRGHIMQRSNSDVTLGDLDSSGKTGGKAARAVGEKVGAGSQGDSGVLLHREYGSLSSLERQTQAQEPSTDDQGALSPNALRFKDPFLLLGLQGNPPEPDGFFRGLSLSTGDSPKPAKPPKPEGLSKKTKPVPPQIPQPGPYDIGGGAWVRNFAHYDVQSILFDLTEAATNRDSIGRKKNITSGASAASQLRPLSQATLSSPAQGGGSNGGNIDDPEQSLLLDEGDGNDNELLLSCPHFRNETGGEEQVGLGRSQGRRGLWSSLRTPNDAVSVLEEPRESHVQQQGKSNYFIEHADLGAHYYRKYFYMKEHQNFFGMDDRLGPVAISFRREEKEGSSGAQYNCRIIFRTTEMKTLRGSILEESVPSAARHTTPRGLSPKRLLEFIMPELNLHCLRLASNSPKVRDTLLKLDEQGLNFQRKVGVMYCRAGQSSEEDMYNNESSGPAFEEFLDLLGERVRLKGWEKYRAQLDNKTDSTGTHSLYTRYQDYEIMFHVSTMLPYTANNTQQLLRKRHIGNDIVTIVFQEPGALPFTPKSIRSHFQHVFIIVQVHEPCTDKTYYRVAVTRSKDIPLFGPLFPKGARFPRSPAFRDFLLAKAVNAENAAEKSEKFRSMATRTRQEYLKDLAENYVTTTPIDSSTKFPLLSLGGKRKDKLKGAKGAELHSAGALVWAVMVNSAEEGEAGELRLPCLLGVSAESVVLIERCTRRVVFNCSCRDVIGWKAVTETKEGGPCLDIFYERGESVSISVMESQAEDIREVVQRLELVTRGCEAFEVTPLRDGVGQPGFLMNEEGFVTELQRFCYAESGGLQLWARVVRLCGHSLVHLSPEERTRLLRTAHKIHITVIPPDENGKPRRSFSELYQKAIKDAECKPGEDQSGEAWVLDEREEEEEEEQEEEEEEEEETDKLKAGGVDEVDIKEVQVEAVEGDGQSCDKGQSERSHGLLLTPPSLPLLRATSLQDQPANQSEESSTSQLTRSCSLERRPSFRDSCDGHVYDNVGLKGERHIYENVGELRDATPDLILAVKPKAPPEDKQLQFMAAEFGDDKASASDSSSRLSCVDRAERNSRALSLHNSITKILSETTDSTEEEWQSIADLATACRSILEALSREDRKAGDPSQAGDQTDGKLKDSKDSDSPGHLEEKVSQLEAMLRKLQDDLQKEKEDKAVLQAEVQSLRQNNQRLQEESQSTVARLIKVTELLCNVNKPC
- the sipa1 gene encoding signal-induced proliferation-associated protein 1 isoform X2, translated to MQSDDLFIRKFRRQNMRPPIATVNFDPKRDAGVVEWPPRREADGADGDSLTPSRAGLTLRSVGRGHIMQRSNSDVTLGDLDSSGKTGGKAARAVGEKVGAGSQGDSGVLLHREYGSLSSLERQTQAQEPSTDDQGALSPNALRFKDPFLLLGLQGNPPEPDGFFRGLSLSTGDSPKPAKPPKPEGLSKKTKPVPPQIPQPGPYDIGGGAWVRNFAHYDVQSILFDLTEAATNRDSIGRKKNITSGASAASQLRPLSQATLSSPAQGGGSNGGNIDDPEQSLLLDEGDGNDNELLLSCPHFRNETGGEEQVGLGRSQGRRGLWSSLRTPNDAVSVLEEPRESHVQQQGKSNYFIEHADLGAHYYRKYFYMKEHQNFFGMDDRLGPVAISFRREEKEGSSGAQYNCRIIFRTTEMKTLRGSILEESVPSAARHTTPRGLSPKRLLEFIMPELNLHCLRLASNSPKVRDTLLKLDEQGLNFQRKVGVMYCRAGQSSEEDMYNNESSGPAFEEFLDLLGERVRLKGWEKYRAQLDNKTDSTGTHSLYTRYQDYEIMFHVSTMLPYTANNTQQLLRKRHIGNDIVTIVFQEPGALPFTPKSIRSHFQHVFIIVQVHEPCTDKTYYRVAVTRSKDIPLFGPLFPKGARFPRSPAFRDFLLAKAVNAENAAEKSEKFRSMATRTRQEYLKDLAENYVTTTPIDSSTKFPLLSLGGKRKDKLKGAKGAELHSAGALVWAVMVNSAEEGEAGELRLPCLLGVSAESVVLIERCTRRVVFNCSCRDVIGWKAVTETKEGGPCLDIFYERGESVSISVMESQAEDIREVVQRLELVTRGCEAFEVTPLRDGVGQPGFLMNEEGFVTELQRFCYAESGGLQLWARVVRLCGHSLVHLSPEERTRLLRTAHKIHITVIPPDENGKPRRSFSELYQKAIKDAECKPGEDQSGEAWVLDEREEEEEEEQEEEEEEEEETDKLKAGGVDEVDIKEVQVEAVEGDGQSCDKGQSERSHGLLLTPPSLPLLRATSLQDQPANQSEESSTSQLTRSCSLERRPSFRDSCDGHVYDNVGLKGERHIYENVGELRDATPDLILAVKPKAPPEDKQLQFMAAEFGDDKASASDSSSRLSCVDRAERNSRALSLHNSITKILSETTDSTEEEWQSIADLATACRSILEALSREDRKAGDPSQAGDQTDGKLKDSKDSDSPGHLEEKVSQLEAMLRKLQDDLQKFP